A window of the Agromyces mariniharenae genome harbors these coding sequences:
- the carA gene encoding glutamine-hydrolyzing carbamoyl-phosphate synthase small subunit, with translation MTETLTRTSDPAVLVLEDGRRYEGRAYGARGVTLGEAVFATGMTGYQETLTDPSYAGQIVMMTAPHIGNTGMNDEDMESSKLWVAGFVVRDPSRVVSNFRSQRSLDDDLEAAGVVGISGIDTRAVTRHIRSAGAMRAGIFSGDGAVLTHGEQLELVLGGAEMAGRNLSGTVSTTESYTLPATGERVGSVAVLDLGVKTSTLNFLAERGFDVHVVPQSATAEDVLALEPDALFFSNGPGDPGASDRHVDLLRTTLREGLPYFGICFGNQLLGRALGFGTYKLPFGHRGINQPVLDKATGRVEITAHNHGFAVDAPIDRVSESSEGFGRVEVSHYDLNDNVVEGLNCLDIPAFSVQYHPESAAGPHDANYLFDRFRDMVIASKENDA, from the coding sequence ATGACTGAGACCCTGACCCGCACGAGCGATCCCGCCGTGCTCGTGCTCGAGGACGGACGGCGGTACGAGGGACGCGCCTACGGCGCCCGAGGCGTCACGCTCGGCGAGGCGGTCTTCGCGACCGGGATGACGGGCTACCAGGAGACCCTGACCGACCCGTCGTACGCCGGCCAGATCGTGATGATGACCGCGCCGCACATCGGCAACACGGGCATGAACGACGAGGACATGGAGTCCTCGAAGCTCTGGGTGGCGGGCTTCGTCGTGCGCGACCCCTCCCGGGTCGTGTCGAACTTCCGCTCGCAGCGCAGCCTCGACGACGACCTCGAGGCGGCCGGCGTCGTCGGCATCAGCGGCATCGACACCCGCGCCGTCACGCGGCACATCCGCTCTGCGGGCGCCATGCGTGCCGGGATCTTCTCGGGCGACGGCGCGGTGCTCACCCACGGCGAGCAGCTCGAGCTCGTGCTCGGCGGCGCCGAGATGGCGGGCCGGAACCTCTCGGGCACGGTGTCCACGACGGAGTCGTACACGCTGCCCGCGACGGGGGAGCGGGTCGGCTCCGTGGCGGTGCTCGACCTCGGCGTCAAGACGTCGACGCTCAACTTCCTCGCCGAGCGCGGATTCGACGTGCATGTCGTGCCCCAGTCGGCGACCGCCGAGGACGTGCTCGCGCTCGAGCCCGACGCGCTGTTCTTCTCGAACGGGCCTGGGGACCCCGGGGCATCCGACCGGCACGTCGACCTGCTGCGCACCACGCTGCGCGAGGGACTGCCGTACTTCGGCATCTGCTTCGGCAACCAGCTGCTCGGGCGCGCGCTCGGCTTCGGCACCTACAAGCTGCCCTTCGGCCACCGCGGCATCAACCAGCCCGTGCTCGACAAGGCCACCGGCCGGGTCGAGATCACCGCGCACAACCACGGCTTCGCCGTCGACGCGCCCATCGACCGCGTGAGCGAGTCGAGCGAGGGCTTCGGCCGCGTCGAGGTGAGCCACTACGACCTCAACGACAACGTCGTTGAGGGGCTGAACTGCCTCGACATCCCCGCGTTCTCGGTGCAGTACCACCCAGAGTCGGCGGCCGGCCCGCACGACGCCAACTACCTCTTCGACCGGTTCCGCGACATGGTCATCGCAAGCAAGGAGAACGACGCCTGA
- the coaBC gene encoding bifunctional phosphopantothenoylcysteine decarboxylase/phosphopantothenate--cysteine ligase CoaBC, translating to MSPLNIVVGITGGIAAYKAVGVVRALVLAGHDVHVVPTEGALRFVGRPTLEAISRNPVHTDLYEGVAEVRHVAIGQAADLIVIAPATANTIAKLATGLADDLLGNTVLASEAPVVIAPAMHTEMWRHPATQANIATLRSRGVTIVGPAVGQLTGADSGPGRMEEPDVIAAAALAAASGRRDLAGLRVVVTAGGTREPLDPVRFLGNRSSGKQGVAIAEAARARGAEVTLIAANLEVADPGGCDIRRVSTALELQDAVTDAAREADVVVMAAAVADYRPADVSESKLKKDASDSGLTLELVRNPDILAGLGHAPHDGTLLVGFAAETEPDDEALLALGRAKREAKGADLLVVNRVGWHEGFATDENAVVVIGRDGEIVTRAHGTKTSVAHDILDVVVSMATTTAVAADTTKEHEPTT from the coding sequence ATGTCGCCGCTCAACATCGTCGTCGGCATCACCGGCGGCATCGCGGCGTACAAGGCCGTCGGCGTCGTCCGCGCCCTCGTGCTCGCGGGACACGACGTCCACGTCGTGCCGACCGAGGGCGCGCTCCGCTTCGTCGGCCGCCCGACGCTCGAGGCGATCTCGCGCAACCCGGTGCACACCGACCTGTACGAGGGCGTCGCCGAGGTGCGGCACGTGGCCATCGGGCAGGCTGCCGACCTCATCGTGATCGCGCCGGCCACGGCCAACACGATCGCGAAGCTCGCCACGGGCCTCGCCGACGACCTGCTCGGCAACACCGTGCTCGCGAGCGAGGCGCCCGTCGTCATCGCGCCCGCGATGCACACCGAGATGTGGCGGCATCCGGCCACGCAGGCGAACATCGCGACGCTCCGCTCGCGTGGGGTCACCATCGTCGGGCCGGCCGTCGGCCAGCTCACGGGCGCCGACAGCGGGCCCGGACGCATGGAGGAGCCCGACGTGATCGCCGCCGCCGCGCTCGCCGCGGCATCCGGTCGACGCGACCTCGCCGGCTTGCGCGTCGTCGTGACCGCGGGCGGCACCAGGGAGCCGCTCGACCCGGTGCGGTTCCTCGGCAACCGCTCCAGCGGCAAGCAGGGCGTCGCGATCGCCGAGGCGGCACGGGCCCGCGGCGCCGAGGTGACCCTCATCGCCGCGAACCTCGAGGTGGCCGACCCGGGCGGCTGCGACATCCGCCGCGTGTCGACCGCGCTCGAGCTGCAGGATGCCGTGACCGACGCCGCGCGCGAGGCCGACGTCGTCGTGATGGCTGCTGCGGTCGCCGACTACCGGCCCGCCGACGTGAGCGAGTCGAAGCTCAAGAAGGACGCGAGCGATTCTGGGCTGACGCTCGAGCTCGTGCGCAATCCCGACATCCTCGCCGGGCTCGGCCACGCGCCGCACGACGGCACGCTGCTCGTCGGCTTCGCCGCCGAGACCGAGCCCGACGACGAGGCCCTCCTGGCCCTCGGTCGCGCCAAGCGCGAGGCGAAGGGCGCCGACCTGCTCGTGGTCAATCGCGTGGGCTGGCACGAGGGCTTCGCGACCGACGAGAACGCCGTCGTCGTGATCGGACGCGACGGCGAGATCGTCACACGAGCACACGGAACCAAGACATCAGTGGCCCATGACATCCTCGACGTGGTTGTCTCGATGGCGACGACCACGGCGGTCGCCGCCGACACCACGAAGGAACACGAGCCCACGACATGA
- the carB gene encoding carbamoyl-phosphate synthase large subunit — protein sequence MPKRDDIQSVLVIGSGPIVIGQAAEFDYSGTQACRVLRAEGVRVILVNPNPATIMTDPGFADATYIEPITPEVIESIIVKERPDAVLPTLGGQTALNAAIALHDAGILEKHGVELIGAKVDAIRKGEDRQLFKELVVEAGADVARSFIATTLDEAKAYAEDLGYPLVVRPSFTMGGLGSGFAYTEEDLVRIVTQGLRDSPTTEVLLEESILGWKEYELELMRDTADNTVVVCSIENVDPVGVHTGDSITVAPALTLTDREYQRLRDIGIDIIRAVGVDTGGCNIQFAVDPENGRIIVIEMNPRVSRSSALASKATGFPIAKIAAKLAIGYRLDEIPNDITRVTPASFEPTLDYVVVKVPRFAFEKFPAADPTLTTTMKSVGEAMAIGRNYATALQKALRSLEKRGSSFHWGEEERSATELVEASRTPTDGRIVLVQQALRKGATVEELFEATRIDPWFLDQIVLINEVAQAVANAEALDHDTLLLAKDHGFSDAQIGQLRGFGEADAREVRHILGIRPVYKTVDTCAGEFPALTPYHYSSYDLETEVEPSNRRKVVILGSGPNRIGQGVEFDYSCVHASFALSEAGFETIMINCNPETVSTDYDTSDRLYFEPLTLEDVLEVIHAESQTGELVGVVVQLGGQTALGLAKGLEAAGVPILGTSPSAIDLAEERGLFAGILEDAGLLAPRNGTAIDLAGAVHVAEGIGYPVLVRPSYVLGGRGMEIVYDSPSLADYFARIEGQGIVGPSHPLLVDRFLDDAIEIDVDALYDGTDLYIGGVMEHIEEAGIHSGDSSCTLPPVTLGRAEIDRVRTATRAIAEGVGVKGLLNVQFAIGAGVLYVLEANPRASRTVPFVSKALGIPLAKAASRIMVGASIAELIAEGMLPASDGSNVPLDAPVAVKEAVLPFHRFRTREGIMVDSVLGPEMRSTGEVMGIDRDFPTAFAKSQLAAYGGMPLSGTVFVSVSDRDKRAIILPVLRLQQLGYDITATEGTAEVLRRNGIQAREVLKFSDKPTADASSVVELIHRGEVDVVVNTPSGRSARADGYEIRAAAVAADIPLFTTIAELSAAVASLDAVRGGFEVTSLQEYGARREVPA from the coding sequence ATGCCCAAGCGCGACGACATCCAGAGCGTCCTCGTCATCGGGTCCGGCCCGATCGTCATCGGACAGGCCGCCGAGTTCGACTACTCCGGCACCCAGGCGTGCCGCGTGCTGCGCGCCGAGGGCGTGCGCGTCATCCTCGTGAACCCGAACCCGGCCACGATCATGACCGACCCCGGCTTCGCCGACGCGACCTACATCGAGCCGATCACCCCAGAGGTCATCGAGTCGATCATCGTGAAGGAGCGCCCCGACGCGGTGCTGCCGACGCTGGGCGGCCAGACCGCGCTGAACGCGGCCATCGCGCTGCACGACGCGGGCATCCTCGAGAAGCACGGCGTCGAGCTCATCGGCGCGAAGGTCGACGCGATCCGCAAGGGCGAGGACCGGCAGCTCTTCAAGGAGCTCGTCGTCGAGGCGGGCGCCGACGTCGCCCGCTCGTTCATCGCGACGACGCTCGACGAGGCGAAGGCCTACGCCGAGGACCTCGGCTACCCGCTCGTCGTGCGCCCCTCGTTCACGATGGGCGGCCTCGGCTCGGGCTTCGCGTACACCGAGGAGGACCTCGTCCGCATCGTGACGCAGGGCCTGCGCGACTCGCCCACGACCGAGGTGCTCCTCGAGGAGTCCATCCTCGGCTGGAAGGAGTACGAGCTGGAGCTCATGCGCGACACGGCCGACAACACGGTCGTGGTCTGCTCGATCGAGAACGTCGACCCGGTCGGCGTGCACACGGGCGACTCGATCACCGTGGCGCCCGCGCTCACCCTGACCGACCGCGAGTACCAGCGGCTCCGCGACATCGGCATCGACATCATCCGCGCCGTCGGCGTCGACACCGGCGGCTGCAACATCCAGTTCGCGGTCGACCCCGAGAACGGCCGGATCATCGTCATCGAGATGAACCCGCGCGTGTCGCGGTCGTCGGCGCTCGCGTCGAAGGCCACGGGCTTCCCGATCGCGAAGATCGCGGCGAAGCTCGCGATCGGCTACCGCCTCGACGAGATCCCGAACGACATCACGCGCGTCACGCCCGCGAGCTTCGAGCCGACGCTCGACTACGTCGTCGTGAAGGTTCCGCGGTTCGCGTTCGAGAAGTTCCCGGCCGCCGACCCGACGCTCACGACGACCATGAAGTCCGTCGGCGAGGCGATGGCGATCGGCCGCAACTACGCCACCGCGCTGCAGAAGGCGCTGCGCTCGCTCGAGAAGCGCGGGTCGTCGTTCCACTGGGGCGAGGAGGAGCGCTCGGCGACCGAGCTCGTCGAGGCGAGCCGCACGCCCACCGACGGCCGCATCGTGCTCGTGCAGCAGGCGCTGCGCAAGGGCGCCACGGTCGAGGAGCTGTTCGAGGCGACCAGGATCGACCCCTGGTTCCTCGACCAGATCGTGCTCATCAACGAGGTCGCGCAGGCCGTGGCGAACGCCGAGGCGCTCGACCACGACACGCTGCTGCTCGCGAAGGACCACGGCTTCTCCGACGCGCAGATCGGCCAGCTCCGCGGCTTCGGCGAGGCCGACGCCCGCGAGGTGCGCCACATCCTCGGCATCCGGCCGGTGTACAAGACCGTCGACACGTGCGCGGGGGAGTTCCCGGCGCTCACGCCGTACCACTACTCGAGCTACGACCTCGAGACCGAGGTCGAGCCGAGCAACCGCCGCAAGGTCGTCATCCTCGGCTCGGGCCCGAACCGCATCGGCCAGGGCGTCGAGTTCGACTACTCGTGCGTGCACGCGTCGTTCGCGCTCTCCGAGGCCGGGTTCGAGACGATCATGATCAACTGCAACCCCGAGACGGTCTCGACCGACTACGACACGAGCGACCGCCTCTACTTCGAGCCGCTCACGCTCGAGGACGTGCTCGAGGTCATCCACGCGGAGTCGCAGACCGGCGAGCTCGTGGGCGTCGTCGTGCAGCTCGGCGGCCAGACCGCGCTGGGCCTCGCGAAGGGCCTCGAGGCGGCCGGCGTGCCGATCCTCGGCACGAGCCCCTCCGCGATCGACCTCGCCGAGGAGCGCGGCCTCTTCGCCGGCATCCTCGAGGACGCGGGCCTGCTCGCGCCGCGCAACGGCACCGCGATCGACCTCGCCGGCGCCGTGCACGTGGCCGAGGGCATCGGCTACCCGGTCCTCGTTCGCCCGAGCTACGTGCTCGGCGGACGCGGCATGGAGATCGTCTACGACTCGCCGTCGCTCGCCGACTACTTCGCCCGCATCGAGGGCCAGGGCATCGTCGGACCGAGCCACCCGCTGCTCGTCGACCGCTTCCTCGACGACGCGATCGAGATCGACGTCGACGCGCTCTACGACGGCACCGACCTCTACATCGGCGGCGTCATGGAGCACATCGAGGAGGCCGGCATCCACTCGGGCGACTCGAGCTGCACCCTGCCGCCCGTCACGCTCGGCCGCGCCGAGATCGACCGCGTGCGCACGGCGACCCGTGCGATCGCCGAGGGCGTCGGCGTCAAGGGCCTGCTCAACGTGCAGTTCGCCATCGGCGCGGGCGTGCTCTACGTGCTCGAGGCGAACCCGCGCGCGAGCCGCACGGTGCCCTTCGTCTCGAAGGCGCTCGGCATCCCGCTCGCGAAGGCGGCGTCGCGCATCATGGTCGGCGCGTCGATCGCCGAGCTCATCGCCGAGGGCATGCTCCCCGCATCCGACGGCTCGAACGTGCCGCTCGACGCGCCCGTCGCCGTCAAGGAGGCCGTGCTGCCGTTCCACCGGTTCCGCACGCGCGAGGGCATCATGGTCGACTCGGTGCTCGGCCCCGAGATGCGCTCGACCGGCGAGGTCATGGGCATCGACCGCGACTTCCCGACCGCGTTCGCGAAGAGCCAGCTCGCGGCCTACGGCGGGATGCCGCTGTCGGGCACGGTCTTCGTGTCGGTCTCCGATCGCGACAAGCGCGCCATCATCCTGCCGGTGCTGCGCCTGCAGCAGCTCGGGTACGACATCACGGCGACCGAGGGCACCGCGGAGGTGCTGCGCCGCAACGGCATCCAGGCGCGCGAGGTGCTGAAGTTCAGCGACAAGCCCACCGCCGACGCGTCGTCCGTCGTGGAGCTCATCCACCGCGGCGAGGTCGACGTGGTCGTGAACACCCCGAGCGGCCGCTCGGCGCGCGCCGACGGCTACGAGATCCGCGCCGCCGCCGTGGCGGCCGACATCCCGCTGTTCACCACCATCGCCGAGCTGTCGGCCGCGGTCGCCTCGCTCGACGCCGTGCGCGGCGGGTTCGAGGTGACGAGCCTGCAGGAGTACGGCGCGCGTCGGGAGGTGCCCGCGTGA
- the metK gene encoding methionine adenosyltransferase — translation MSALRLFTSESVTEGHPDKICDQVSDSILDALLTVDPHARVAVETLVTTGLVHVAGEVSTTGYVEIPAIVRDRVTSIGYNSSDVWFDGRSCGVSVSIGGQSPDIAQGVDNAFEARERASDDALDRQGAGDQGIMFGYATRETRELMPVPIWLAHRLAERLSAVRKQGELDYLRPDGKTQVTVGYDGQVPRTIETVVLSTQHSPAISTEQLRAEVEELVIQPVLETVELSRADLSVLINPTGRFEIGGPQGDAGLTGRKIIIDTYGGASRHGGGAFSGKDPSKVDRSAAYAMRWVAKNAVAAGLADRLELQVAYAIGKAAPVGLYVESFGTAHVPDERIIGAIREVFDLRPAAIIRDLDLLRPIYAKTATYGHFGRELPEFTWERLDRVDDLRSAAGL, via the coding sequence ATGAGCGCACTCCGACTGTTCACCTCCGAATCCGTCACCGAGGGTCACCCCGACAAGATCTGCGACCAGGTCTCCGACTCGATCCTCGACGCCCTCCTCACCGTTGATCCGCACGCCCGGGTCGCCGTCGAGACGCTGGTCACGACCGGTCTCGTGCACGTGGCCGGCGAGGTCTCGACGACGGGGTACGTGGAGATCCCCGCGATCGTGCGCGACCGCGTGACGTCGATCGGCTACAACTCGTCGGACGTGTGGTTCGACGGCCGCTCGTGCGGCGTCTCGGTCTCGATCGGCGGGCAGTCGCCCGACATCGCGCAGGGCGTCGACAACGCCTTCGAGGCACGCGAGCGCGCGAGCGACGACGCCCTCGACCGCCAGGGCGCCGGCGACCAGGGCATCATGTTCGGCTACGCCACCCGCGAGACGCGGGAGCTCATGCCCGTGCCGATCTGGCTGGCCCACCGCCTCGCCGAGCGACTCTCAGCGGTGCGCAAGCAGGGCGAGCTCGACTACCTGCGCCCCGACGGGAAGACCCAGGTCACGGTCGGCTACGACGGCCAGGTGCCGCGCACGATCGAGACCGTCGTGCTCTCGACGCAGCACTCGCCGGCCATCTCGACCGAGCAGCTGCGCGCCGAGGTCGAGGAGCTCGTCATCCAGCCGGTGCTCGAAACGGTCGAGCTCTCGCGCGCCGACCTGTCGGTGCTCATCAACCCGACCGGCCGCTTCGAGATCGGCGGACCGCAGGGCGACGCGGGCCTCACCGGGCGCAAGATCATCATCGACACCTACGGCGGCGCCAGCCGGCACGGCGGCGGCGCCTTCAGCGGCAAGGACCCGTCGAAAGTCGACCGCTCGGCGGCCTACGCGATGCGCTGGGTGGCGAAGAACGCGGTCGCGGCCGGCCTCGCCGACCGGCTCGAGCTGCAGGTCGCGTACGCGATCGGCAAGGCGGCGCCGGTCGGCCTCTACGTCGAGTCGTTCGGCACCGCGCACGTGCCCGACGAGCGCATCATCGGGGCGATCCGCGAGGTGTTCGACCTCCGGCCCGCGGCGATCATCCGCGATCTCGACCTGCTGCGACCCATCTACGCGAAGACCGCGACCTACGGCCACTTCGGGCGCGAGCTGCCCGAGTTCACCTGGGAGCGGCTCGACCGCGTCGACGACCTCCGCAGCGCCGCCGGTCTCTGA
- the rpoZ gene encoding DNA-directed RNA polymerase subunit omega: protein MAEKLSGIIDPPIDDLLSKVDSKYQLVIFASKRARQINDYYADLHEGSLFDNVGPLVDSSIDDKPLSVALHEINEDKLRLRPIGE from the coding sequence ATGGCTGAGAAGCTGTCCGGCATCATCGATCCGCCCATCGACGACCTGCTCTCGAAGGTCGACTCGAAGTACCAGCTCGTGATCTTCGCGTCGAAGCGCGCACGCCAGATCAACGACTACTACGCGGACCTGCACGAGGGCAGCCTCTTCGACAACGTCGGGCCGCTCGTCGACTCGTCGATCGACGACAAGCCGTTGTCGGTCGCGCTCCACGAGATCAACGAGGACAAGCTCCGGCTCCGCCCCATCGGCGAGTAG
- a CDS encoding dihydroorotase — protein MIERFLITGATLPSGERADLLLADGVIAEVGGIADAAGATVVDADGLLALPGLVDLHTHLREPGYEQSETVLTGTQAAAAGGFTAVFAMANTFPVADTAGVVEQEASLGRAAGYATVQPIGAVTVGLKGEQLAELGAMARSRANVRVFSDDGFCVSDPLLMRRALEYVKAFDGVIAQHAQEPRLTQGAQMNEGALSGELGLAGWPAVAEESIIARDVLLAEHVGSRLHVCHVSTAGSVEVIRWAKARGIDVTAEVTPHHLLLTEELVSSYDPRYKVNPPLRRAEDVEALRAALADGTIDIVATDHAPHPVEAKESEWDAAANGMVGLESALSVVHAAVVENGLLGWSDVARVLSATPARIGRLAGHGRAIAAGAPAEVVLYDPAAASEFGLDRLAGRSVNSPYLGRRLPGRVVATFHAGYATVLGGAVRPADEVAELSVEREVARG, from the coding sequence ATGATCGAGCGCTTCCTCATCACGGGCGCGACGCTGCCCTCGGGCGAGCGCGCCGACCTGCTGCTCGCCGACGGCGTCATCGCCGAGGTGGGCGGCATCGCGGATGCCGCGGGCGCCACGGTCGTCGACGCCGACGGCCTCCTCGCCCTCCCCGGACTCGTCGACCTGCACACGCACCTGCGCGAACCCGGCTACGAGCAGAGCGAGACCGTGCTCACCGGCACGCAGGCGGCCGCCGCCGGCGGGTTCACCGCGGTCTTCGCCATGGCGAACACCTTCCCGGTCGCCGACACGGCCGGCGTCGTCGAGCAGGAGGCGAGCCTCGGCCGCGCCGCCGGCTATGCCACCGTGCAGCCCATCGGCGCGGTCACCGTCGGCCTCAAGGGCGAGCAGCTCGCCGAGCTCGGCGCCATGGCCCGTTCGCGCGCGAACGTGCGCGTGTTCAGCGACGACGGCTTCTGCGTGTCCGACCCGCTGCTCATGCGCCGGGCGCTGGAGTACGTGAAGGCGTTCGACGGCGTCATCGCCCAGCACGCGCAGGAGCCGCGCCTCACGCAGGGCGCGCAGATGAACGAGGGCGCCCTGTCGGGCGAGCTCGGCCTCGCCGGCTGGCCCGCCGTCGCCGAGGAGTCGATCATCGCGCGCGACGTGCTGCTCGCCGAGCACGTCGGCAGCCGCCTGCACGTCTGCCACGTCTCCACCGCCGGATCGGTCGAGGTCATCCGCTGGGCGAAGGCCCGCGGCATCGACGTGACCGCCGAGGTCACCCCGCACCACCTGCTGCTCACCGAGGAGCTCGTGTCGAGCTACGACCCGCGCTACAAGGTGAACCCGCCGCTGCGCCGCGCCGAGGACGTCGAGGCGCTGCGCGCCGCGCTCGCCGACGGAACCATCGACATCGTCGCCACCGACCACGCGCCGCACCCGGTCGAGGCCAAGGAGAGCGAGTGGGACGCCGCCGCGAACGGCATGGTCGGCCTCGAGTCGGCCCTGTCGGTCGTACACGCCGCGGTCGTCGAGAACGGCCTGCTGGGCTGGTCGGATGTCGCGCGCGTCCTCTCGGCGACGCCGGCCCGCATCGGGCGGCTCGCCGGCCACGGGCGGGCCATCGCCGCCGGCGCGCCCGCGGAGGTCGTGCTCTACGACCCGGCCGCGGCATCCGAGTTCGGACTCGACCGCCTCGCCGGGCGCAGCGTGAACTCGCCGTACCTCGGGCGCCGGCTGCCGGGCCGCGTGGTCGCCACGTTCCACGCGGGCTACGCGACCGTGCTCGGCGGCGCCGTTCGCCCGGCCGACGAGGTCGCGGAGCTCTCCGTCGAGCGGGAGGTCGCGCGTGGGTGA
- the gmk gene encoding guanylate kinase → MPDTTTTTTATPSSPPEVDRVAASRAAVAARRARAAVKADIAGGARSPLDVLRVAYEAPEGVEGRLRVPEFLTSIPAIGATKSARIMQDLEIATSKRLGGLGRLQRRRLREFVAEWIASHGGTGDRLVVLAGPTAVGKGTVAGYIRRHHPDVRLSVSATTRAPRPGEVEGEHYFFVDDAEFDRMVDAGELLEWATVHNAYRYGTPRRAVERAIAAGDSVLLEIDIQGARSVRRAMPEATLVFLLPPTWDELVRRLVGRGTESPAEQQRRLETAKVELAAVDEFDHQVVNHDVGEAAQKVVDLMRPRKGRR, encoded by the coding sequence TTGCCTGACACCACCACGACCACGACCGCCACCCCGTCGAGCCCGCCCGAGGTCGACCGCGTCGCGGCATCCCGCGCGGCCGTCGCCGCGCGCCGGGCCCGGGCCGCGGTGAAGGCCGACATCGCCGGCGGTGCGCGCAGTCCGCTCGACGTGCTGCGCGTCGCGTACGAGGCGCCCGAAGGCGTCGAGGGCCGCCTGCGCGTGCCCGAGTTCCTCACGTCGATCCCCGCGATCGGCGCGACGAAGAGCGCGCGCATCATGCAGGATCTCGAGATCGCCACCTCGAAGCGCCTCGGCGGCCTCGGCCGCCTGCAGCGCCGCCGCCTGCGCGAGTTCGTCGCCGAGTGGATCGCGTCGCACGGCGGCACGGGCGACCGCCTCGTCGTGCTCGCGGGTCCGACGGCCGTCGGCAAGGGCACGGTGGCCGGCTACATCCGCCGGCACCACCCCGACGTGCGGCTCTCGGTGTCGGCCACGACGCGCGCACCGCGGCCCGGCGAGGTCGAGGGCGAGCACTACTTCTTCGTCGACGACGCCGAGTTCGACCGCATGGTCGACGCGGGCGAGCTGCTCGAGTGGGCGACCGTGCACAACGCGTACCGGTACGGCACGCCGCGCCGCGCGGTGGAGCGGGCGATCGCCGCCGGCGACAGCGTGCTGCTCGAGATCGACATCCAGGGCGCTCGCTCCGTGCGCCGCGCGATGCCCGAGGCGACCCTCGTGTTCCTGCTCCCGCCGACGTGGGACGAGCTCGTGCGCCGGCTCGTCGGCCGGGGCACCGAGAGCCCCGCCGAGCAGCAGCGCCGGCTCGAGACCGCGAAGGTCGAGCTCGCGGCGGTCGACGAGTTCGACCACCAGGTGGTGAACCACGACGTCGGCGAGGCCGCGCAAAAGGTCGTAGACTTGATGAGGCCCCGCAAGGGTCGGCGTTGA
- the pyrF gene encoding orotidine-5'-phosphate decarboxylase, translating into MRANDVTPFGERLEAVFAAYGHLCLGLDPHASVLAAWGRPDSAEGVRELGLRAIEAAAGRIGIMKPQVAFFERHGAAGYAVLERLLAEARDAGLLVIADVKRGDIGSTVEAYGEAWLRPGSSLEADAMTISAYQGLGSIEQVMTDAESAGKGLFVLAATSNPEAAAIQRAVLQQSSRAGSTVAQAITQGVIGWNQGRTDAAERAVGSIGVVFGATTDLPSAGIDIDGQPPRPGLPVLAPGFGHQGAEPRDIRARFGSYAGGVVANESRSLLMAGPDGLGDALARRVDEYGAAIA; encoded by the coding sequence GTGAGGGCGAACGACGTGACGCCGTTCGGCGAGCGGCTCGAGGCCGTCTTCGCGGCGTACGGCCACCTGTGCCTCGGCCTCGACCCCCATGCGTCGGTGCTCGCCGCATGGGGTCGGCCCGACTCCGCCGAGGGCGTGCGCGAGCTCGGCCTGCGCGCGATCGAGGCGGCGGCCGGCCGCATCGGCATCATGAAGCCGCAGGTCGCGTTCTTCGAGCGGCACGGGGCGGCGGGCTACGCCGTGCTCGAGCGGCTGCTCGCCGAGGCGCGCGACGCGGGGCTCCTCGTGATCGCCGACGTGAAGCGCGGCGACATCGGCTCGACCGTCGAGGCCTACGGCGAGGCGTGGCTGCGCCCGGGGTCGAGCCTCGAGGCCGACGCCATGACGATCAGCGCCTACCAGGGACTCGGCTCGATCGAGCAGGTCATGACGGACGCAGAGTCCGCGGGCAAGGGCCTGTTCGTGCTCGCCGCGACCTCGAACCCCGAGGCCGCCGCGATCCAGCGGGCCGTGCTGCAGCAGTCGAGCCGCGCCGGATCCACGGTCGCGCAGGCCATCACGCAGGGCGTCATCGGCTGGAACCAGGGCCGCACGGATGCCGCGGAGCGCGCCGTCGGCTCGATCGGCGTCGTGTTCGGCGCCACCACCGACCTCCCGTCGGCCGGCATCGACATCGACGGCCAGCCGCCGCGGCCCGGCCTGCCGGTGCTGGCGCCCGGCTTCGGCCACCAGGGGGCGGAGCCCCGCGACATCCGGGCCCGCTTCGGCTCGTACGCCGGGGGCGTGGTCGCGAACGAGTCGCGGTCGCTGCTCATGGCGGGACCCGACGGACTGGGCGACGCGCTCGCGCGTCGCGTCGACGAGTACGGAGCGGCGATTGCCTGA